In Alkalicoccobacillus plakortidis, the genomic stretch AGACCACTCCCGTTTTGATAAACAATTGTTTACCAAGCTCAGAAAATCGAACACGTTTCCACCATAAAATAACCGCTGCAAGTAAATAACTAGTTACCAGCAGCTGCGTCCAGTTTGAATGCTTAAACAACTTGATATTCATTTCTAACTTACGGATAATCGTATCCATAATAAACGAAATGTCACCAGCGAACAGCCTCCCGAAAGCCGTTCCGATATGAGATGGCTTTCCTATTAATTGAAGGAGGTAAAGAGACAAAATAGCACCTACTCCTGTTAGTAAACTGATTAGGATTATCTTTTTTGCAGTGAATCTCACGTTTCTATACAGAACCATCCAATACATGATCGCCAAACCGGCTGACAAAAATCCACCTGCATTTGCCCCTAGTTGCGTGTGCCCAATAAACAACAGCTGTGCTCCAAATATAAAAGCAAGTAGTAATCTTCGCATCCACTTATGACTGACTCTTATGAAATAGACAGTCATAACAAATAGAAAACTAATAAAAATTCCTACGTACTCATTACCAATTCCGTAATATCTCGCACCGATAATTGGATCATATCCTAAATATGAGTGGGACAGCAGGGATGAGCCTGTTAACACATCCACACATAATACGATTACTGTTATTGAGGCTGTTACATCTAAACCAACATCTCCAAGAATTCTAAAAATCGCTCCCCACAAAACAGAACAACCAATAAGGAGCAATACAAAAATCCCAACCCCTGCCCTTGTCTCGAGTCCCGCTAAAACTAAAAACCAAAGTGGGGAGCTAAGTGCTGATAGTAGAATTGTTGGAAGCAGAACGCTGCTCAATTTTTTTTTAGAACCAAACCATGTTAAACAACCAACCGCAAGCAGTAATACAGCCAAACTGGTTACATAGATAGAAAGCACCAACGCACGTGACGCAAAAATTCTCACAGACTGATGGACGCTACTTATCAGTTCTTGCTGTGCACTTCCGTCTGTTCCTACCTTCTTCAAAGGAAATCCAACATCGTAATTGTCTACAGCCATCCCTAACTCCTGAACAAAAGTTGGTATTAGATCAATATTACTTAATACGTCCGTTCTTCTTGTTGTCTCAGAGTAAAATGTTCCGCCACTCTCTCCTTTTATCCAGTTATACACAGGAGCCAGCTGCTGTTTATTCGCGTATGCCTGCTTGTTCACAAATGGAGATAGCAGCCAGATCTGATCATCATACTGTTCATGGATCGATGAAATAAATGTCTCTAATTCAACTAATGCCTGTTCTTTTTGTAATATGTATTGTGCCTCAGTCATTTGATGCTTTAGCTGATAGAGGCGATACAAGTCCCCCCACTCAATTACAACAAGGCGTTTGCTCCGAAGAGTTTCGCTTTTTAATTGATTCATGATCCATTCCGTGTTCATTTTTATACCAAATGCACGACTATGATCGCGAATAACACTTGAACGAAAATGTCCAGTGGCACCACCTTGAGAATCCATCGTAATCAAACTAGCAAATCGATGCTGATGATTCGTATCACTTGTACCCATTACATAGGTGGTTATGCCCTTGTTCTTTAGTCGGTCTCCAAACTGGCCAACCTTTGATTTATAAAGTGTCACCTGATTTTCCCGTTGCATCTCGGCAATGAGTGGATGAACAATAGGCAAGTTTGTTTGATATCCAGTAAGTTGTTCATATTGTTCTTGAATTGGTCTACTTTGTACGATTTCGTCTGAGTCATAACCATTCCAAGCTTGGACGCCTATTGATTTACGACCTGAAGCGAGCGTCATCATACTTCCCATCTCAGAATATAGGCCGGCCGACTTTGTATTCATGGCCCCAATGTATGCATGATCCCATAACAACTTGTCCCCAAATTCGGTATACCACTCTGTATCATCAAAACTCATGCCAGGAACAATCAAAACAATTTGAGAACTTCCTATATCATTTGGTTTTGCTTCCACAGAATAGGGTAAAGATAAAACAAATAAGCAAACTAGCATAATCAGTCGCATTTGTCCGCTCCTTTGCAATATATTCTGACATATCCACATTATCCACAGACATATCCACAGAAAAAGAATAATAAATGATATCCTTTACAGTTTGTTTATACTTTGTAAATGTGTCTTCGCATTTCCTTCATATTATTCTTCCAAGATGATTTCCACATTATCCACAGCTTGTTGATAATTTTATACACAGAAATAAACGCATCTTATTCTTTTTAATTGATGTTCTTTTTATTGTTCCACATCTGATACATTTCATAAAAAAAGAACGAAAAAAGGGATGACCCTTCTTCCGTTCCTATTAAATCTAAAGCTTATAATTCCATTCCCGGACGACCATTCAGATCCAAGCAGCAAATGTACCATGCTCTAATTGGTAAAAAGCTGCTGCTCCGATCATAGCCGCATTATCTGTACACAAGGATAAAGGCGGGATAGACAAAGTCAAAGACTCAGCAAATTCCTTCTCAAGTGCCGCTCGTAGGCCTTTGTTAGCTGCTACTCCTCCAGCTACGACCAATTGTTTCACTCCATACTTATTAACAGCTGTTCTCGTTTTGCTCACCAATACATCGATGACACTTTCCTGAAAACTAGCTGCTAAATTAGCTGGGTTCGGTTTTTCACCACGTTGCCTCTGATTATGCACCACATTTAATACGTGTGATTTTAATCCACTAAAACTAAAATCCAAGGAGTCTGGCTCTAACCATGAACGTGGAAAAGTCATCTCCGCTTTTCCTTCATGTGCTAAACGATCAATGTGAGGTCCACCTGGATATGGCAGTCCTAATGTTCGTGCCACTTTATCATACGCCTCGCCTACTGCATCATCTCGTGTCATACCCATCGTTTCATAGTGGCCATCCTCTTGCATATAGATCAGCTCAGTATGTCCACCAGATACTACTAACGCGAGTAGTGGAAAACGCATCGGTTGGACAAGCTGATTCGCATAGATATGACCAGCAATATGATGGACACCAATTAGCGGCAGACTATGCGCAAAGGCTAGTGCTTTAGCTGCATGTACTCCAACTAGCAATGCTCCAACAAGACCTGGGCCTTCCGTAACAGCCACTGCATCTAAATCTTTCGGCTCTAAATTTGCCTCAACAAGCGCCTGCTCTATGATTCTAGTCACTTGCTCCACATGATGTCTTGAAGCTACTTCAGGAACAACTCCACCAAAACGCTTATGGCTTTCAATTTGTGAAGCCACTACATTGCTCAGTATAGTTGTTCCGTTTTCAATAACTGCTGCTGCCGTTTCATCACAGCTTGTTTCAATCGCTAAAATTCGTTTTGTTTTTGTCATATTAAAAATCCACCCACATAACCCACGCGTCCTCCGCATTGTCTTGATAGTAGTTTTTTCGTATTCCGCCTTTTTCCATACCAAACTTCCGGTATAAACCTTGTGCTACTACATTTGATTCCCGCACTTCTAATGAGACACGTTTTCCATCCATGCCTTTAATAAGCGTAATGGCTGCCTCGAGTAGTTCTTCGCCACGCTTTTCGCCTCTGTGCGACGAATGAATGGCAATGTTTGTGATTTGTGCATCTCCTGCGATCAGCCAAAAACCACAGTAACCAATGATCTTGTCTTCTAACTCATAGACGATATAGTTGGCATAATGATTCACCTTTAGTTCATTTTCAAAAATTTCTTTTGTCCAAGGTGATGCAAAAGCGTCCGTTTCAACCTCCATCACTTGCTCCACATCTTGTATGGTCATCAATCGAATCGAATCATTACTCATCTGCCTTGCCTCTTGTTCCTTGCGCTTCCTGCCATTTCGCTTCTGCTTCAGATAGCTGCAAGTAGTTGGGAACTAAGGAGTGCACGTCGCCAACCGGTTCCTTTTTTTCACCTAAAGAAGCTAATTCAGCTGGCCGCGGTAATTGCATGACGGGAGGAGCAAAATGAGCAAGTTCTCCAAGTTTTTCTTGAATGACCTCCATATGTAGAGACACATCCGCTCCAGTAAATAGAACGGGTTGGTCCTTTTGAACAAGTTCATCCAACCAATCGTTTAGTTCAATTAATTTTTCCTCACCATGTTGAACGATTTCGCCATTCTCATTTTTGTACAGTGACGTATACACTCTATGCCGCCTTGCATCTATAATCGGTGAGATTAGACCTTCAAAATATCGTCCTTGCTGTGCCATTAATTCAAGACTAGAGACTCCAACAAGTGGAATGCCAAGTGTCCATGCTAATGTCTTAGCTGTTGTTACACCAATTCTTACACCTGTATAGGAGCCTGGTCCAATTGCCGCAACAATAGTTGATAGCTGCTTTGGTTCAATATTTAACTCCTCTAATACAGTCGATATAGCAGGCATCAATCTAAGGGAATGATTTTTCTTAATATGAGTCGTTACATCAGCTGCTACTTGTCCATCTATTAAAACGGCGACTCCTAATACATAGGAAGATGTATCCATCGCTAACGTTATTCTCATTCTACTAACTCCTTACAAAGCTGTTCAAAGTGTTCACTTTGTGGCTCAAACAGCAAATGTCGTTTTTCTGAGCCTGCATGACGTATGGTAATGTCTAAACGTTTTGCAGGCAACTGTTCTGAAATCTTTGAAGCCCACTCAATAACTGTGATTCCTTCTCCATAAAAGTATTCGTAGAGACCAATATCCTCTTCACCATCTTCATCTAGACGATACACATCCATGTGATATAGCGGAAGACGGCCTTCGTATTCTTTTATAATGGTAAAGGTAGGGCTGTTCACAATCCTTTTTACTCCAAGTCCTTTTGCCAGACCTTTTGTAAAATGGGTTTTTCCTGCTCCCAAATCTCCTTCAAGTGTGATGACATCTCCTGCTTGTAGTAAGGTGCCCAAACGTTTGGCAAACTCCATCGTTTCGTCAGGAGAGTCCACTCTCTTCTTATATCTATTCATCGCTTCACCTTCATCTAAAATGATTAAACCCATCTTTCTTTAAGGGTTCGGTTTTGTTATCTCGTTGAATATAGACCAAATGCTCTGCTTTAGGTTGCACCTCACCTATATGACAAATCTGCACACCAGCTTCTTTGCCTTTTTTAATGAGGGTTTGCAAGTTTTGTTTCGCTATTGTTCCAATCAACTGAAAATCCTCGCCACCATTACACGCAAATTCAAGTCGCTTCTGTTCATTACTGTATACGGATTGCATCGCTGGATGATATGGAATCGAGTCTGCAAACAATGTCAACGTCACATCACTTGCCGCTGCAATTTCATGCGCCTCACTTGCTACCCCATCACTGATATCATTTAAAGATATCCGT encodes the following:
- the rimI gene encoding ribosomal protein S18-alanine N-acetyltransferase yields the protein MSNDSIRLMTIQDVEQVMEVETDAFASPWTKEIFENELKVNHYANYIVYELEDKIIGYCGFWLIAGDAQITNIAIHSSHRGEKRGEELLEAAITLIKGMDGKRVSLEVRESNVVAQGLYRKFGMEKGGIRKNYYQDNAEDAWVMWVDF
- the tsaB gene encoding tRNA (adenosine(37)-N6)-threonylcarbamoyltransferase complex dimerization subunit type 1 TsaB, translated to MRITLAMDTSSYVLGVAVLIDGQVAADVTTHIKKNHSLRLMPAISTVLEELNIEPKQLSTIVAAIGPGSYTGVRIGVTTAKTLAWTLGIPLVGVSSLELMAQQGRYFEGLISPIIDARRHRVYTSLYKNENGEIVQHGEEKLIELNDWLDELVQKDQPVLFTGADVSLHMEVIQEKLGELAHFAPPVMQLPRPAELASLGEKKEPVGDVHSLVPNYLQLSEAEAKWQEAQGTRGKADE
- the tsaE gene encoding tRNA (adenosine(37)-N6)-threonylcarbamoyltransferase complex ATPase subunit type 1 TsaE, coding for MNRYKKRVDSPDETMEFAKRLGTLLQAGDVITLEGDLGAGKTHFTKGLAKGLGVKRIVNSPTFTIIKEYEGRLPLYHMDVYRLDEDGEEDIGLYEYFYGEGITVIEWASKISEQLPAKRLDITIRHAGSEKRHLLFEPQSEHFEQLCKELVE
- a CDS encoding thiamine-phosphate kinase; this translates as MLNCIGQAEAGDAVFVTGYVGTSAAGLELLLKEGLNGSFNEGERQLVQIHQEPNPQIKAGRLCAEMSTRISLNDISDGVASEAHEIAAASDVTLTLFADSIPYHPAMQSVYSNEQKRLEFACNGGEDFQLIGTIAKQNLQTLIKKGKEAGVQICHIGEVQPKAEHLVYIQRDNKTEPLKKDGFNHFR